CTTGAAAAATGATGACGACGTGTTGAACTTTCCCGCTGCCCAAGAGCGGAACCCGCATTCGGTGCTGCGCTGGCGGAGCGAGCGGCTGCGAGGACGCGATGCGCGGGCTCGACGATTGCGCGCAGGCGCTCAGCGCCGCGCCCAGCAGAAACGCGGAAGCGAGTTTCACGCGCGTCCGACCAAGCCCCGCGAAATCACCAAACGCTGAATCTGCTGCGTGCCTTCATAGATTTGCGTGATCTTAGCGTCGCGCATCATTCGTTCGACGGGGTAGTCGACCGAATAACCAAATCCGCCGAGCACCTGCACGGCATCGGTCGTTACCGACATCGCCACGTCGCCGCACTTCAGCTTCGCCATTGCGGACCAGAGTGTCACATCCGGCGTTCCCTCGTCGCAACGTCGGGCCGCCTCGTAGAGCAGCAATCGCGCGGACTCAACCTCGGTCTTCATATCGGCAAGCATAAAGCCGACGCCCTGATGCTGCCCGATCGGTTTGCCGAAGGCGATGCGCTCCTTGGCGTAGTTGGTGGCGTACTCGAGTGCGCCGGCGGCAATGCCGAGCGCTTGTGCGGCGATTCCAGGCCGGGACTTGTCGAGCACTTTCATCGCGATCTTGAAACCCTGACCCTCTTCGCCCAAACGGTTGACGGCAGGCACTTCGCAATCTTCGAAAACGAGCTCGACGGTCGGTGAGCCGCGAATTCCCATTTTCTTCTCGGAGTTGCCCACAGAGAACCCCGGCGTGCCTTTCTCTACCACAAACGCGGTAACGCCGCGCGATCCGGCGGCGGGATCGGTTACCGCAAAGACGCAGACGACGTCGGCGACGCTGCCGTTGGTAATCCAAATTTTCTGGCCATTCAGCACGTAGCTATCGCCGCGTTTTTCGGCGCGCGTGCGCATCGAGCCCAGGGCATCGGAACCGCTCGAAACCTCGGTCAGCGCGTAGGCAACGAGGTGTTCGCCCGAAGCGATCTTCGGCAGAAATCGGCGCTTCTGTTCGTCGCTGCCGCCGATCACGATCGGAAGCATGCCAAGTTCTTGCACGGCGACGATCAGCGCGCTCGAAGCGCACGCCTTGGCGATCTCCTCGACAACCTTAACGTAGGTCAGAAAGGTACCGCCGAGTCCGCCGTAATCAGCGGGAATCGGGATGCCGAACAGGTCGTTCTGCGCAAAGAGCGCTTTGATGTCCCATGGAAACTCGCCGCTCGAATCAATCTCGGCGGCCCGAGGCGCGACCTTTTCGGCGACTAACTCGCGGACCGCCGCGAGAATCATCGCCTCTTCGTCGCTGGTTGCAAGCGTTGTGGGTGCGGTGGTCATAAACGCCAGCTTCCACGGAGGCGGCGTCCGTTCCGTCGGCGCATTTAGGGCGGCATGGAGAAGGTCTATACCTCCTGTGCGCAGGCCGTCGCCGACATTTCGAGCGGCTCCTCCATTGCGGTCGGCGGTTTCGGATTGAGTGGAATCCCGCACAACTTGATCGAGGCGCTCCTTGAACAAGGCGCGTCGGAACTCGTGACGGTTTCGAACAACTGCGGCGTGGATGGATGGGGCTTGGGCGTCCTGCTCGATCGCAAGCGTATACGCCGCACGACCGGCTCGTACGTGGGTGAAAATCGCGAGTTCGAACGCCAGTATCTCACTGGCGAGCTCGAAGTCGAGCTTGTGCCGCAGGGAACCCTGGCAGAGCGGCTGCGCGCCGGGGGCTGCGGGATTCCCGGTTTCTACACTCCGGCCGGCGACGGAACGCTCGTGGCCGACGGCGGATTACCTTGGCGTCACCGTGCCGATGGCGGCGTCGCAGTTGCATCCCCAAAGAAGGAAACGCGCGTCTTCGACGGGCGCGAATACGTGCTCGAAACGGGAATCGTCTGCGATTTCGCCATGGTGCGTGCGTCGATTGGCGATCGGAGCGGCAATTTGGTCTTCCACAAGGCAACGCGTAATTTCAATCCGCTCTGCGCAATGGCCGGGAAGATTACGATCGCCGAGGTCGAGGAGCTCGTCGAGCCCGGGGCGATCGATCCCGAAAACGTGCACTTGCCCGGCGTATTCGTTCAACGTATCGTCCACGTCGGCCCGCAGGGGAAACGCATCGAACGCGTGACGACCCGCAAGCGGCCGCAGGACAAACGTTAGATGCCGCTCACGCGAACGCAACTTGCGGCACGCGTCGCGCAAGAGCTACGCGACGGTCAGTACGTCAATCTTGGCATTGGCTTGCCAACGCTGATCCCGAACTACGTACCGTCGGAGATCACGGTTACCTTGCAGAGCGAGAACGGCATTCTCGGGATGGGGCCCTACCCGTACGAGGGTGAAGAAGATCCCGACTTGATCAACGCCGGAAAGGAGACGGTGACGGTGCTTGCGGGCGCGTCGTTCTTCGATTCCGCGCTCTCTTTCGGGATGATTCGCGGCGGACACATCGACCTCGCGGTTCTCGGCGCGATGCAAGTTTCGGAACAAGGCGATCTCGCGAACTGGATGATCCCCGGAAAGCTGGTGAAGGGAATGGGCGGCGCGATGGATCTCGTTCATGGTGCAAAGCGCGTGATCGTCATGATGGAGCACGTTGCGAAAGGCAACGCTCATAAGATATTGCGCCGGTGCACGCTGCCGTTGACCGGCAAGCGCGTCGTCCATCGAATCATCACCGATATGGGCACGATGGACGTGGGCACCGACGGTTTGATTGTGCGCGAGCTCGCACCCGGCGTCACCCTCGACGAACTTCAGGCGGCCACGGAGCCGAAACTGCACGTCCCCGTCGAACCGATGATTATGGACATCCCTGCAGGCGTAGCGTAATATCACGAGGAGATATCGTGCCGATTCGCTCCCTTCTCTTCTTTGTGCTCGCAACGACGGTCGGTTCCGGCATCGCCGGCTGCGGCGGCAGCACGAGCCCGATTTCGGCGACGACTACCACATCGGCGGCCCGCCGGGAACTCTCTCCGCCGCAACCACACGTCAGTTGGCTTCAGCCCGGGTTGAACTCCGAACACGCGGCCGACAACGCTACGGAGAAAGCACTAAAGCCCGGGACGATCTCCAACCTCAAGATGGCCTGGTCGTTCGCGACGGGGGGCACCATCTCGGAGCCCGTGCTCACCGACGGAACCTTGGCGATTGCAAACTCCAGCGACGGGTATCTGTACGCAATCGATGTGAGATCCGGAACGCAGAAGTGGAGCTTTCAAACGAATGCGTCGCCAAATAACGGCTTGACCGCTGCGGCCGTCGCCGGCGACCTCGTCTACACCGGCTGTAATATCAACGACAACAACGAACAAGAAGGCCTCTGCGCCGTCAACGAAGCCACGGGCGTGTTGCTGTGGAGCTGGTATTACGACTGTACGTGCAAACACGCCGCATTCATCGCAACCGGCCCGGTCGTTTCGGGTTCGACGGTCCTCTTCGGTTACTTTACGGGTGGCGCGAGCGGAAAGAAAACGGTAACCGCCCTGAACGCTGCTACCGGCGAACTTCTTTGGCAGACGACGGCCGGTTCGGGCTCCGCGTCGGGCGGCTTGGCCAACTCAATCGCCGCGATCGACAACGGGAACGTCTACGTTGGTACCGATAAGGGACTCTGTTCGCTGCAGCTCGGCAGCGGTGTTGAAAACTGGTGCAACGGTCCCAACGATCTGGGGATCGCGCCGGCGGTGGCAAACGGCGTGGTCTTCATCAACACGCTCCACAATGGTTTCTATGCGTTAAACGAAGCGACGGGCAACAAGATTTGGCAGTATACGCCCGCTACGGGTTACAGCGGACCTTGGAATCCGCCGGCGGTTGATGGGGCCACCGTCTATTTCACGACGACGCAAACGAATGGGACCCTCTACGCGCTCAACGCCGCCGATGGTTCGCCGATCTTCGCGAGCGGCGGCAGCGGTTCGGGCGCCGATGCACTCAGCTCGCCGTCGGTGGCGAATCGAATCGTTTACGTTACGTGTGGTGCCGGGATTTGCGCCTACGACGCGACGACGGGAGCCTTGCTCGTCGCGCAAGGGCGTAACGGTTCAGCCAACTCACCGCCGGCAATCGCCTACGGTAGAATCTACAACGGTTGCGGAGCTAGCAGCGGCAACTCAGTCTGCATGTACGACCTGTAGCGGAGCCGACTGCGACCCCGCAGCGCGAAACTGCGTCTGGTAGAGGCGGGCGTAGAGCCCACCGCGCGCGAGCAAGGCGGCGTGCCTTCCCTGCTCGACGATCCGGCCCTCGTCGACGACGAAGATGACGTCGGCTGCCAGCACCGTTGAAAGACGATGCGCGATGACCAAACTCGTACGGCCGCGCATCACGACCTCGAGCGCACGCTGAATGGCGGCTTCGTTTTCGTAGTCGAGCGAGCTGGTCGCTTCGTCGAGAATTAAGATTCGCGGATCCTTCAAAAGCACGCGGGCGATTGCGAGCCGTTGACGCTCGCCGCCGGACAGCTTATGCCCGCGCTCGCCGACGATCGTCTCGTACCGGTTGGGCAGCGACGCAATGAAGTCGGCGATGTTGGCGGCGCGCGCGGCGGCCTCGAGTTCGCTATCGGTTGCGTCGGGCTTGCCGTAACGCAGATTCGCGGCGACTGTATCGTGAAAGAGATACGTCTCCTGCGTGACGATTCCGATGTCGCGTCGCAACGAATCTAAAGTGACCTTGCGAACGTCGTGTCCATCCACGAGAACGCGGCCACCTTGTGGGTCGTAAAAACGCGGCACCAGCTGCGTGATCGTCGTTTTTCCGGCGCCCGACGGTCCGACGAATGCCGCCACCTCGCCAGGGCGTACCTGAAACGAAACGCCGTTGAGGATGTCACGGGTTCCGTCGTAGGCGAAGACGACGTTTTCAAAGGCAATCTCGCCGGCAACCCCCGGCAGCGCGATCGCATCGGGCGGATCGTACTCCTCCGGGGTCATGTCGAGATACTCGAAAATTCGCTCGAAGACCGCCAGCGCGCTGACGATTTGAACTTGAATCCCGGCAAGCGAGGCCGCCGGTCCGTAGAGCCGGCCTTGAATGAACGAGACGAAAGCGACGATGACGCCGACCTTGAGGCTCGAAACGATCGCCAACCAACCGCCGCCGAACCAAACGACGGCCGGACCGACGACGACCATGGCCATGACCGAGGCCAAAAACCAGCGGCCGACCATCGCCAAATCAATTTCGAGCTGCATAAGCCGCGTTCCAACGGTGTAAAAGCGGGAGCGCTCGTAGGCTTCGCGCGCAAACGACTTGATTAAGGTGATGCCCGAGATCGAAAGCGTCTCTTGCGTGATCGACTCGATCTCGTCGCGTTTCTCGCGCGTGTTCTTGCGAATCGCGTACATCCGCCGCCCGACCGGCCCGAGCGGAAAGACCATCAGCGGGACGATCGCCACCGAAATGAGCGCAAGCCGCCAATTCCAAGCGAACATCGCGATCACGGTCGTTCCAATGATCACGGCGTTGGTAACGATTGAGGTGAGGGTGCCGGTAACGACGTTGTCGACGTTGTCGACGTCGTTGCTGACGCGGTTCATGATCTCGCCGGTCTTCGTGCCGGTGAAGAAGTGCAACGGCATGCGGTGCAGGTGGGCGACCAGACTCGTGCGGATGTCCCGCATGATCCCTTCGCCGACAAGCGAGTTGAGATAGCCCTGAAGTACTCCGATCGCGGCGGCGAGCAATGCCGACCCGAGAATAATGCCCACGTCGATGGCGAGTTCGCGCACGTTGCGATGCGGAATCGCCACATCGATGATGCGGGCCGTGATGAAGCCCGGCACGAGCCCAAGCGCCGAAACGGCCACGATGCAACCCAGCACCGTGACTTGCTGGCGCCAATACGGAGCGAAGAGCGCGCCCATTCGCTTCCAATCGACGCGCCGCTTCACTTTCGGTTTTTCAGGCTGATAGATGTTCGACCACATCAGCCCGTGCCCGGCCATCACGGCTTGGAGGTCCTAATGTGGAACGGTGACCTGATGGAGGCCGACCTTGTTGCCCTCCAAGTCACTGAACGATGCAATTTTGCAAACCGGCGTCGCATAGGGGTCTTCGACCTCGACGCCTTTCGCGCGCAGATCGGCGATGACGTTGTCGATGTTATCAACCTCGAAGACGACCCCCGAGGCACTTCCCGGCTCACGCTCTTGCCACTCGTGCCACAAAACGGAAAAGTAACCGTTTCCGAGGTTTGCTTCGTTGTATTTTTCCACGCCGTCTTCTTCGAAGGGGCCGCTAAACTTGAGGCCCAGCTTCTCTTCGTACCATTTGCGCAAGCCGGCAACGTCTTTGGCCGGATACGCCGTAAACGCAATCTCTTTGATCACGAACTTCTCCTACAACAGAAATAAAGGGTTTGGGTTCTTCGCTAAACCCCATCGGGCCACTCCCGGTTGCCGTTGCGGCCGGCGAAGCCTCGCGGCGCTACGCTTTGCCGTTGCGCAACGATGAGAGCTCTCTAAAGAGCTTCTGTTCCTTTTCGGAGAGATTCTGTGGAAGCTGACCGATGAGACGTACGTATTCGTCGCCGTTTCCGCTGCCTTTGACGTGGGGAATGCCGCGACCCGAGAGGCGCAGCAGGCGGTTGTTCTGGGTGCCCGCAGGGACGGTCATCGCGACCTCGCCGCTGAGCGTTGGAACGTTGACTTCGCCACCCAAGACGAGATCGTAGATACTGACCGGCAGATCGACGTAAAGGTCGTCACCCTTGCGTTTGTACGTCGCATCTTCTTGGAGCGTAACGATGAGATGCAGGTCGCCGGGCGGGCCCCCGTTGATGCCGGCGCCCCCTTGCCCGGCCAGACGAATTCGTTGGCCCGCAGCGATGCCGCGCGGAATGGTCACCTCGAATCGTTTATTGAACAGGACGCGCCCAGTGCCGTGGCACTGTGGACAGAGCTGCCCGTTTTCGGTGCCCGCGCCGTGGCAGCGTGGACAGCGATCTTCGATCTGCAACGAGACTGCCTTGGACCCGCCGGCGTAAACATCGCGCAGGTTGAGCTCGATCGTCGTTTCCAGATCTTGGCCGCGCCGCTCGAGACCTGGTGCGCGCGCGGTCTGCCGCCGGCCGACGCTGGAAAAAAACATATCGAAGAAATCCGAAAAGCCGCTTGGAGCGCCCGCGCCGCCAAGATCGAACTCAAACTCTTCGTCGCCGACGGTGCTGCGATAGCGCCGCTGTTGTTCGGCTTGATGCGCGGCCTGCTGCCAATTCGGGCCGAGAACGTCGTACTTTTTGCGTTTTTCCGGATCGCCCAACACCTCGTAGGCCTCGGAAATCTCTTTAAACTTTTCCTCAGCCTCTTTCGGGTTTTTCGGATTCGCATCGGGATGCCACTTGCGAGCCAGCTTCCGATAGGCGGACTTGATGTCTTTCTCGGCCGCATTCTTCGGAACGCCTAAGATCGCATAATAGTCCTTAAAGTTCATTCGTCGCGATGCTTCGCCACGATCACCTTCGCCGGGCGAAGTAGCTCGCCACCGAGCGTATAGCCCTTTTCGGTGACCTCGACGACGGTATCCTCGGCCACGCCGTCGGGTGTCGCGGTTCCAACCGCCTCGGCAACGCGCGGATCGAAAGGCTCGCCTTGAACCTCGACAGGTTTTACGCCTTCGCCGGCCATGACGGCTTCGAACCCGCGCAACGTCTGCTCGAGGCCGCCGCGCAGCATTTCCACGCTTGCGTTCGATTGTAACGCGCGCTGCAGATTGTCGAGCACCGGAAGCAGGCGCTCGAGCAGCATTCTGCGGCGCGACGAGACCATCGAGTCTATGTCGCGCTGCATTCGTTTCCGGTAGTTATCGAAGTCGGCCACGGAGAGAAGGAACTTTCCATAGTTCTCGTCCGCGCGAGCATTGGCCGCGGCGAGCTGCTCCTCGAGCGAGGGAGTCGCCGCGGCTTCTTCTATGGTGGCTTCACCGGCCTCGGTTCTTAGAACCGCCGAATCGTCTGACATCGGTACTTCGTTCAAGTCGAGCCTATTTGGCTTCTTTGAACTCGGCGTCGATGACGTCTTCGCCGCCGGCTCCGGCAGCGGAACCGTTGCCGGTCGGTGCGCCGTCGCCCGTGGGAGGAGCCTGTTCGCCTTGCGGACCCGCAGCCTTGTAGAGCAACTCGGCCATCTTGTAACTTGCCTGCTGCAACGTCTCGATTGCCGGTTTGATCTCCGCGACCGTGCCGTTCTCGCTGACGCGTTTGAGCTCGCCGAGCGCCTTTTCCACTTCGCCTCGCGCGCCGGTGTCGAGCTTCTCGCCGACTTCCTTGAGCGACTTCTCGGTGGAGTAGATGAGGCTCGACGCGTTGTTCCGTACCTCCGCCTCTTCGCGCTTCGCCTTGTCGGCCTCGGATTGAAGTTCGGCGTCGCGAACCATTCGGTCGACCTCATCCTTGTTGAGGTTTGTCGAGGCCGTGATCGTGATCGCTTGCTCCTTGCCGGTGCCGAGATCTTTCGCGCTCACATTGACGATGCCGTTCGCATCGATGTTGAACGTTACTTCGATCTGGGGTACGCCGCGAGGGGCCGGCGGAATGCCTTCGAGCCGGAATCGTCCGAGCGTCTTGTTATCTTGCGCCATCGGGCGTTCGCCCTGAAGCACGTGGATGTCGACCGACGTTTGGCCGTCTTCGGCCGTCGTAAAGATCTGCGATTTCTTCGTCGGAATCGTCGTGTTGCGATCGATGAGTTTCGTCAGCACGCCGCCCAGCGTCTCGAGGCCAAGCGAAAGAGGCGTAACGTCGAGCAAGACCACGTCGCGGACTTCACCCGAAAGCACACCGGCTTGAATCGCCGCGCCGACCGCGACGACTTCGTCGGGGTTGACGGTAAGATTCGGTTCCTTACCAGTCAGCTTGCGCACGAGTTCCTGAATAACCGGCATGCGCGTCGCACCGCCGACCATAATGACTTCGTCGATCTTCGAAACGTCGAGCTTTGCGTCGGCAATTGCATTCCGGAACGGGCCGACGCACCGATCGGTGAGATCGCCCGTGAGTTCCTCGAATTTCGCCCGCGTGAGCGTGTAGTCGAGATGCTTGGGTCCTTCTTGATCGGCCGTGATGAAGGGTAGGTTGATACTCGTTTGCACGACCGACGAGAGCTCGATCTTCGCTTTTTCGGCCGCCTCGGTAAGGCGCTGCATTGCCTGCTTGTCTTTAGCTAAGTCGATGCCTTGGTCGCGGCGGAACTGATCGACGAGCCATTCCACGACGCGATGGTCGTAATCATCGCCGCCGAGTCGTGTGTCGCCGTTGGTCGCCTTCACCTCGAAGACGCCGTCGCCAACCTCGAGAATCGACACGTCGTACGTGCCGCCGCCGAGGTCCCAAACGAGAATTGTTTCGTTGCCTTTCTTATCGAGGCCGTAGGCGAGCGCCGCCGCGGTCGGCTCGTTGATGATTCGCAAGACGTCGAGTCCCGCGATCTTGCCCGCATCCTTCGTCGCTTGGCGCTGCGAATCGTTGAAATAGGCGGGCACCGTGATGACCGCTTTGGTCACCCGTTCGCCCAAATAGTTGCTCGCGTCATTCACGAGCTTTTGCAGGATCATCGCCGAGATTTCTTGCGGCGTATAATCCTTGCCGTCGATCTTGACGTTGTAGTCTCCCTCGCCCATATGTCGCTTGATCGAACTGATCGTGCGATCGGGATTGGTGATCGCCTGACGCTTTGCAAGCTGGCCGACGAGACGTTCGCCGGTCTTTGTAAAGGCGACGACGGAAGGCGTCGTACGCGAGCCTTCGGCGTTTGGAATGACGACGGGCTGAGTGCCCTCCATGACGGCGACGACGGAGTTGGTCGTGCCGAGGTCGATACCGACCGTTTTAGCCATAAATTTCCTGTACCTCGTTGTGCAGATGACCGACTTTTCTGGACCAGCTTTGCCGGAGATCGCGCGTGGAGCTGAGGTAAGACCCGCGCGCCGGACCCGGGGGCGCCTTGCCGCTTACGACAAGTCGGAGTGAAGAATACCGCATCATCATACCCGATGCGCGGTAAGAGTTGTTTCGCTACTTATAACAATGAAGGGCCGCCCCAGGTTGCAGGACCGGCCTGCAAAGGCTCAGATTTGGTCCAGCTCTTTGTCGCCTCGGGCCTCGTTTACCATAGTAAACGTCGGCCGCTCGGCTCCTCGATCTGAGCCAAATCTGTGCCTTTGAGTTGAGGTATGCGCTGAGCCCTTGGTCTAGGGCTGTTGCTCCTCGGGAGGCTGCTGCTGCCCTTGGCCCTGTTCGACCGAGAGCGGCTGCTCGGCGGGCGTTTCGCCAAGCTTGATCGCGACGAACTTTTTCATGCCCTGGGACCAGACGTTGAGCCGAATCGTGTCACCGGGTTTTTTCGAGGCGATGTAGTCGTGCAGGTCCTTGATGCTATCGTAGTTCTTACCGTCGGCTTGCAAGATTACGTCGCCAGGCTGGATGCCGGCTTGATCGGCCGGTGACCCGGAGAAGACTTGCTGTACCGCGACGCCGTCGCTGCCGTTATAGCCGACTTGGTTCTTGATTCCCGCGGTCAGGTTCGCCATGTAGATGCCGAGAAAGCCGGTGTCGGTACCCTGGTGCGCTCCGGGGTTGCGCTGAAGCGAAGCGACGACGGAACGAATAGTGTTCGAGGGAATCGCAAAGCCGATGCCTTGCGCGTATGCCGATTTCACCGTCGATTGATTCATGCCGATGACCTGCCCGTCGATGTCGATGAGCGGACCGCCGGAGTTGCCGGGATTGATCGGCGCGGAGGTCTGAAGAAGACCTTTGAAATCGATCTCGCCGCCGGCCTCAGTCGGAATCGGTTCGGAGCGATTGAAAGCCGAAACGACGCCAACCGTTACGGTCTGCTGAAGCTGAAGCGGCTCGCCGATCGCGATCGCCCATTGCCCCTGCTCGAGTTTGGTCGAGTCGCCCAGTTGGAGCGGTGGCGGCAACCTCGAATAGTTGCTGACTTGTAGAAGCCCAACGTCGGCTGCCACATTGTAGGCCACCACATGGGCCGGGACACGGTCGCCGTTCGCAAAGACGACGGTCAGCTTCGTGATCCGCCCGCCCGATGGAGGCTGCAGCACGTGCGCATTGGTAACGATGTCGCCCTGCGCATCGATCACGAATCCGGAGCCCGAGGCTTCGCCGCGGTACGGCTGAACGATGTTTGGCCCGCCCTGCCCGCCGAAGAACTGTTGGAAGAAGGGATCGGCGGGAATGACTTGCTGCCCGTTAACCTGCTCCGTGATCGCCACCACCGACGACTTCGTGCGCTTCACTGCGCTGACGATGCGATCTTGGTCGCTCACCCCGCTCAGCGGAACGGCCGCGACTGCGGGTGGCGTGCGATCGGGCCCAGTTGCTCCGCCGAAATGTCCGCTTGCGTAGAGCATCATGAGGAAACTGCCGACAACGGCGCCCACGAGCCCGACAATGAGCGTGGGCAGTACGCGATTCTTCATCTCAAACCTATTCCGTAATCCGTAAGGTGTTCTTTCACCCAATACCCGGCTCACGGAAAAAAGTCGCACCTCCGCCCATTGTTTTGAGCGGGACGAAAGGTCGCTTGGTTTAGAATTTCAAGAGATCGGCGCATCGCGCCGCGGCCTCGCGCGCGCCGGCGCTGCCACGCGAGGGCGAGGGCTCCTCGGGCCAAAGCGCGTCGGGGAGCTCGCGGCGAAGCGCCTCGCGGATACATTCGAGACGTTCGTCGCGCAGTTGCGCCATCCGCATTTGGATGAGAAGACGGGCGCGGCGAAGTGCGCGACGCGAAAAGAGCTCGTCGGGCGAAAGTGGACTCGCCGCCGTGGCGGGGGCGGAGCGAGCCGGCTGGGGTGAGGCCGCGCCGGCGGGCGCGGCGCCGAGCAGTATCGCAAAGAGAACGGTAAATCGGAACATTGAAAAGCCTCCGGCCCCAATTCACGCCGCCGGCGCGGGGAAGCAAGGATGCAGAACAAAAGGACGGCGAGTGAGCACCGATGCATTGACCGTCCCGTCGCCTCCGCAGACCGAGTATCTTCGCATCGTTCCGCTGGGCGGCTGCGGCGAGATCGGTCGGAACATGACGGTGATCGAAACCAACCACGACATGGTCGTGGTGGACTGCGGTCTGATGTTTCCCGACGACGAGATGTATGGCGTCGACATCGTCATCAACGACTTCACGTATGTGCGCGAGCGTGCCGAGAAGTTGCGCGCGCTCCTGGTGACGCACGGCCACGAGGATCATATCGGCGGCATCCCTTACTTTGCCAAAGAGTTTCCCAAGACGCCGATCGTGGGCACGCCGCTCACGATCGCATTGATTAAGGCAAAGTCACGCGAGCAGCATCTGGGCGAGGCCGAGTTTACCCACGTGCAGCCGGGAGGACGGGTGCGGTACGGTTCGATCGAGGGCGAGTTCGTTCACGTCAACCATTCGGTCGCCGGCGCCTGTGCGATCGCGTTGCGCACTCCGGTCGGAACGATCTTCCATACCGGCGATTTCAAATTCGATCAGACCCCCATCGACGGCAAACCGGCCGATTTCGCGCGCATCGCGACCATCGGCGATGAAGGCGTGCTCTGTATGCTCGCCGACTCGACGAATGCCGAACGTCCGGGACACACCTTATCGGAACGAATCGTCGGTGAGGCTTTCACCGCAATTTTTTCGCACGCGAAAGGACGCATCGTCGTCGCGTCGTTTGCCTCGAACGTCCCGCGCATCCAACAGACGGTCGACCATGCCGTCCGTTTCAATCGAAAGATCGCCTTTTTGGGGCGTTCGATGCGGAACGTGGTTCATTTCGCGGGCGAGCTGGGGTATCTTCGCATTCCCCCCGACACCGTGGTCAAGATCGAGGATATCGATCAATATCCGCCCGAGCGAGTCGTCGTCATGACCACCGGGTCGCAGGGCGAGCCGATGAGTGGTCTGGCACGAATGTCGGTGCGAGATCACGCGCGCTTTCGCATCGACTCGGGCGATACGGTCGTTGTCAGCGCGACACCGATTCCGGGCAACGAGAAGAGCGTGCACAAGACGATCAACAATCTCTGTAAGCTCGGTGCGACGGTGGTCCACGGAACCGACGGCCGATCGCATGTCTCGGGACATGCGTCGCAAGAAGAGCTATTGCTGATGCTGAACTTGGTGCGCCCCGAGTTT
This Candidatus Eremiobacterota bacterium DNA region includes the following protein-coding sequences:
- a CDS encoding trypsin-like peptidase domain-containing protein; this encodes MKNRVLPTLIVGLVGAVVGSFLMMLYASGHFGGATGPDRTPPAVAAVPLSGVSDQDRIVSAVKRTKSSVVAITEQVNGQQVIPADPFFQQFFGGQGGPNIVQPYRGEASGSGFVIDAQGDIVTNAHVLQPPSGGRITKLTVVFANGDRVPAHVVAYNVAADVGLLQVSNYSRLPPPLQLGDSTKLEQGQWAIAIGEPLQLQQTVTVGVVSAFNRSEPIPTEAGGEIDFKGLLQTSAPINPGNSGGPLIDIDGQVIGMNQSTVKSAYAQGIGFAIPSNTIRSVVASLQRNPGAHQGTDTGFLGIYMANLTAGIKNQVGYNGSDGVAVQQVFSGSPADQAGIQPGDVILQADGKNYDSIKDLHDYIASKKPGDTIRLNVWSQGMKKFVAIKLGETPAEQPLSVEQGQGQQQPPEEQQP
- a CDS encoding ribonuclease J is translated as MRRRARRSARREKSSSGESGLAAVAGAERAGWGEAAPAGAAPSSIAKRTVNRNIEKPPAPIHAAGAGKQGCRTKGRRVSTDALTVPSPPQTEYLRIVPLGGCGEIGRNMTVIETNHDMVVVDCGLMFPDDEMYGVDIVINDFTYVRERAEKLRALLVTHGHEDHIGGIPYFAKEFPKTPIVGTPLTIALIKAKSREQHLGEAEFTHVQPGGRVRYGSIEGEFVHVNHSVAGACAIALRTPVGTIFHTGDFKFDQTPIDGKPADFARIATIGDEGVLCMLADSTNAERPGHTLSERIVGEAFTAIFSHAKGRIVVASFASNVPRIQQTVDHAVRFNRKIAFLGRSMRNVVHFAGELGYLRIPPDTVVKIEDIDQYPPERVVVMTTGSQGEPMSGLARMSVRDHARFRIDSGDTVVVSATPIPGNEKSVHKTINNLCKLGATVVHGTDGRSHVSGHASQEELLLMLNLVRPEFLVPIHGEYRMLDAHKRLAVQTGVEQGNVFLLDNGDVLEFTHEYADKIGKTYGGHVFVDGSGIGDIGEAVLRDRKALSNDGIIMVVVAIDAEEARVIAGPDLISRGVFYLPEAGGVLDELRTQLRAMIDGLSVDARRDVDSMREHIRSSLASSVYARTKRRPIVIPVVMEV
- a CDS encoding nucleotide exchange factor GrpE, whose translation is MSDDSAVLRTEAGEATIEEAAATPSLEEQLAAANARADENYGKFLLSVADFDNYRKRMQRDIDSMVSSRRRMLLERLLPVLDNLQRALQSNASVEMLRGGLEQTLRGFEAVMAGEGVKPVEVQGEPFDPRVAEAVGTATPDGVAEDTVVEVTEKGYTLGGELLRPAKVIVAKHRDE
- the dnaK gene encoding molecular chaperone DnaK, whose protein sequence is MAKTVGIDLGTTNSVVAVMEGTQPVVIPNAEGSRTTPSVVAFTKTGERLVGQLAKRQAITNPDRTISSIKRHMGEGDYNVKIDGKDYTPQEISAMILQKLVNDASNYLGERVTKAVITVPAYFNDSQRQATKDAGKIAGLDVLRIINEPTAAALAYGLDKKGNETILVWDLGGGTYDVSILEVGDGVFEVKATNGDTRLGGDDYDHRVVEWLVDQFRRDQGIDLAKDKQAMQRLTEAAEKAKIELSSVVQTSINLPFITADQEGPKHLDYTLTRAKFEELTGDLTDRCVGPFRNAIADAKLDVSKIDEVIMVGGATRMPVIQELVRKLTGKEPNLTVNPDEVVAVGAAIQAGVLSGEVRDVVLLDVTPLSLGLETLGGVLTKLIDRNTTIPTKKSQIFTTAEDGQTSVDIHVLQGERPMAQDNKTLGRFRLEGIPPAPRGVPQIEVTFNIDANGIVNVSAKDLGTGKEQAITITASTNLNKDEVDRMVRDAELQSEADKAKREEAEVRNNASSLIYSTEKSLKEVGEKLDTGARGEVEKALGELKRVSENGTVAEIKPAIETLQQASYKMAELLYKAAGPQGEQAPPTGDGAPTGNGSAAGAGGEDVIDAEFKEAK